Below is a window of Jonesiaceae bacterium BS-20 DNA.
CCGCTCCAAAGCCCCAGAACGCTGCGCCCACAATCGCAAGCCACAGCCACGGGGCCAAACCAAACAGCAGCAGACCAATAACGGCGGAGCCGGCAGCGAGCCGCAGTACAAACACTCGGCCATAGTTATCCAGCAGGAACGTTCCGGTCAGGCGCATCGCAGTCATCGCGGTCAAGAACACAAAGAGCCCGATAATCCCCACGAACTCAGGTTGCTTGGAGCCATCGTCCTGCAAGAACCCATCCACAATTCCCAGGCTGAGCCAGTCATTAGCAGCACCCTCCGTCAACGCGGAGCCAAGAACCACAATGCCAATCAGCCAGGTGTTGCCTTCCTTCCAAGCAGCCCACACACTAACCTTCTTGATTGGCTCGGTGGTCTGTCCGGTCTCTGCCGTGACATCAACGTCGGTGACCCCAAAGCCGGCTGGTAGCAGGCCACGAACAGCGAAGTGAATAACAATGAACGCAACAATCAAGGCGCCACCGACGTGCGGGCCCAAGCCAACGCCCTGCCAGGAAAATAGGGCACCGGTCGCAACCCCGACCATGGTCCCGAAGGAGAAGAACCCGTGGAAGCGCGGCATGATGGATTTACCCAGTGCCTGCTCCACCCGACTGCCCTCTAGGTTCATCGCAGTATCGGCTGCTCCCATGCCCATTCCGCCTAGGAATAGCAGGGCCCCAGTGCCGTAAATAGAGATCTCGCCCATGGTCAGGGCAGCTATTGCGTAGCCGATAGTCATGAGAGACCCAAAGATGGCAAGCGTCTTGCGACCCCCGATTCGGTTGACCACCGCCCCTGAGACAGGCAGAGCCACAATCGAACCAACTGCCGCTACCAAGAGCAAGCGACCCATTTGAGCTGGCTCAAACTCGAGGGCGTCCCGAATCGCTGGAAGCCGTGAAGCCCAGTTAGCGAACGTAAACCCGATTAGGAAGAACACCAGATAGACCGAGTTCTTTGCGGACCTTACCGCTGGATCAGGACGTGGAGAAGTCCGAGTACTCATTGTTGCTCCAAGATAGGGGTAGCAGCTGCAGCGCTGCTGGGGGCGTGAAGGTCCGCACTTGGTGGTGCGGGCTGTAGATGCTGTTCAGCCGATTTGGGCATTTGCTCGGCATTCGGCGCCTGTCCCGGTTGCTCAAGTGGCGTGCCTTTGCCGGTTCCGAGGAGTACCTTCTGCTCGGCTAGCGGGGCTAATGCCTTGGCAAAGATAAGTGCCGCAACTAGGAAAACACAAATTATGGTCAGGGCCGCACGCGCGCCAACGCTTTGGGCTAAGAATCCGAGGACTGGCGGTGCGGCCAGTGTAGCAATCGAGCCGTGGGCGGAGACTACGGACACTCGTGCCCCGGCTTTGAGTGGCTCGTCCGATGCCGCAGAGATTGCCAGCGGCGTCACCAGTGCCGCTCCAATCCCCCACAGGACAGTACCTACGATTGCCACCTCGAACGATGGTGAGAATCCAAATAGCAGCAGACCCGCGGTCGCGGACAAACTTGAGCCCTGCAGTGTTCGAGTTCTACCAAACTGGGTAATGACATGAGGGCCGATAAGCCGGAAGGCCGTCATCGAAATCAAAAAAACTGCAAGGATGACGGCACCGGTTGACTCCGGTTTATCAAACCCATCAACGACCGCAATTGAAAGCCAGTTGTTAGCCGATCCCTCAGAGAGTGCGGCCGAGAAAATAATCATTCCGATCATCAACGTGCGAGGTTCTCGCCACGCACCAAGCGCGCTGCCAAGGCGGGTCCTGCGCGCGCCAAGGCGCTGCCGCAACGTCATTGGAACGGGTTTGGAAACGAGCCCCAACTTAGTTTCAATTTTGTTGACCCGCTTGCGCCTGGCCTGCCCAATGCGTTCCAGAAGATCGGCCGTGTCGAGTTTGGTGTCGAGCAAGATCTTTGGGATCAGCATCAGCCGCACTACGACGGTGAAGACTCCCATGACGGCGAATTGCCAAAAGATCGGGACGTCGAGGTAGGCGCAGGCCGCCCCAAATAGCGATCCGGCCACCGCCCCAATTGAGTA
It encodes the following:
- a CDS encoding MFS transporter; this encodes MSTRTSPRPDPAVRSAKNSVYLVFFLIGFTFANWASRLPAIRDALEFEPAQMGRLLLVAAVGSIVALPVSGAVVNRIGGRKTLAIFGSLMTIGYAIAALTMGEISIYGTGALLFLGGMGMGAADTAMNLEGSRVEQALGKSIMPRFHGFFSFGTMVGVATGALFSWQGVGLGPHVGGALIVAFIVIHFAVRGLLPAGFGVTDVDVTAETGQTTEPIKKVSVWAAWKEGNTWLIGIVVLGSALTEGAANDWLSLGIVDGFLQDDGSKQPEFVGIIGLFVFLTAMTAMRLTGTFLLDNYGRVFVLRLAAGSAVIGLLLFGLAPWLWLAIVGAAFWGFGAALGFPIGMSAASDDPKQAAARVSVVATIGYTAFFAGPPLLGELAQHVGYRYAMLAILVPAVLGLLVAYAAQERGQAATLLEKRRKERGVSAPAKDYA
- a CDS encoding MFS transporter, coding for MSPVSAAAKLDPALSAARSSIIILFALMGLSYSSWLARLPVVREMLGLNTAELGVVFLAGAVGSLICVTIAGPLVVRYGGHAVLNVSAIGIGLAFVLEGLGPTIGSVWVLAAGIFLNGSFVALTNVPQNVESAAVERGIGKPILPLFHAAYSIGAVAGSLFGAACAYLDVPIFWQFAVMGVFTVVVRLMLIPKILLDTKLDTADLLERIGQARRKRVNKIETKLGLVSKPVPMTLRQRLGARRTRLGSALGAWREPRTLMIGMIIFSAALSEGSANNWLSIAVVDGFDKPESTGAVILAVFLISMTAFRLIGPHVITQFGRTRTLQGSSLSATAGLLLFGFSPSFEVAIVGTVLWGIGAALVTPLAISAASDEPLKAGARVSVVSAHGSIATLAAPPVLGFLAQSVGARAALTIICVFLVAALIFAKALAPLAEQKVLLGTGKGTPLEQPGQAPNAEQMPKSAEQHLQPAPPSADLHAPSSAAAATPILEQQ